The following coding sequences are from one Candidatus Brocadia sp. window:
- the otsB gene encoding trehalose-phosphatase has product MKYTFDHIQTINELLRAHKKIILLTDFDGTLTPIREHPDLAVLSEEVRQILLKYSQNKTFFLGIITGRSLRQIKKLVNIPGILYAANHGIELEGPGVRFSSSEAKKARCNLWHIYMRLFKSLKHIEGVYLEDKGYTISLHYRLVKKANDVEFITKTLDSITKPYLERKILSLSTGKMVYEIRPPVKWNKATTIQWLLTNYFPLEFSGDALLVYLGDDQADIEVFTALGGKRLMIFVGTPSDTSAADYYVNSPEEVKSFLELLYKQKDEDNNEFLTESKRAI; this is encoded by the coding sequence ATGAAATACACCTTCGACCATATTCAGACCATAAACGAACTTCTCCGGGCACATAAGAAAATAATTCTTCTGACGGATTTTGACGGTACCTTAACGCCTATCCGGGAACATCCAGACCTTGCTGTACTCTCAGAAGAAGTACGTCAGATTTTATTAAAATATTCTCAGAACAAAACATTCTTCCTCGGCATAATAACGGGGCGTTCACTCCGGCAGATAAAAAAACTGGTTAATATTCCAGGGATTTTATATGCCGCCAATCATGGAATTGAACTGGAGGGACCAGGTGTGCGCTTTAGCAGTTCAGAGGCCAAAAAGGCACGCTGTAATCTCTGGCACATTTATATGCGGCTCTTTAAATCTTTAAAACATATTGAAGGGGTATACCTGGAAGATAAAGGCTATACCATTAGTTTGCATTACCGGTTGGTCAAAAAAGCAAATGATGTGGAATTCATAACAAAGACCCTTGACAGTATTACAAAACCTTATTTAGAGAGAAAAATCCTGTCTCTGAGTACAGGAAAAATGGTTTACGAGATACGTCCGCCGGTAAAGTGGAATAAGGCAACTACAATTCAATGGTTATTGACCAATTATTTTCCATTAGAATTCAGCGGGGATGCACTTCTTGTTTATCTTGGCGATGATCAGGCAGATATAGAAGTATTTACTGCTTTGGGCGGGAAAAGACTGATGATCTTTGTGGGAACACCATCGGATACATCCGCAGCTGATTATTATGTCAACTCTCCTGAAGAAGTAAAGTCGTTTTTAGAACTTCTTTATAAACAAAAGGATGAGGACAATAATGAGTTCCTAACAGAGAGCAAAAGAGCTATTTAG
- a CDS encoding rubredoxin: MSKWKCRMCEYVYDPEKGDPDNGVKPGTAFENLPEGWVCPSCGASKDAFDKIS; encoded by the coding sequence ATGTCAAAATGGAAATGTCGTATGTGTGAATATGTATATGACCCTGAAAAGGGCGATCCGGATAACGGCGTTAAGCCTGGAACGGCCTTTGAGAATTTGCCTGAAGGTTGGGTATGTCCTTCTTGTGGCGCTAGTAAAGATGCATTTGATAAGATCAGTTAA
- a CDS encoding GlsB/YeaQ/YmgE family stress response membrane protein, protein MFFTIWIISGIIAGWLTGLVIKGRGYSLIGFLAIGALGGIVGGWIFRMFWLLSSNWIGNIFAALIGGVILIAIVRTIRR, encoded by the coding sequence TTGTTTTTCACGATTTGGATTATCAGTGGCATTATTGCTGGCTGGCTCACAGGACTGGTGATAAAAGGACGAGGCTACAGCCTCATTGGCTTCCTGGCTATTGGGGCATTGGGTGGCATAGTTGGAGGCTGGATATTCAGAATGTTTTGGCTACTATCGTCCAATTGGATTGGAAATATCTTTGCGGCTTTAATAGGTGGGGTAATATTGATCGCGATTGTTCGCACCATACGCAGATGA
- a CDS encoding trehalose-6-phosphate synthase codes for MVSNREPYSHTYVGEEIKCIIPASGMVTALDPIIRAEGGTWIAYGSGDADKEVVDCKDRIAVPPGNPQYTLRRVWLTREEEEKFYYGFSNEALWPLCHIVYVKPKFNEVDWLSYKAVNQKFTRVILEEVGNDKAFVFIQDYHFTLLPKMLKESRPDLLIAQFWHIPWPNREAFRICPWGQEILEGLLGNDLLGFHVQYHCNNFLDTVDRNLESRIDYGKFTATKGGKTTHIRPFPISIDFDALNLQSQGKDVEDEMSRMKKELGLKGQIIGVGLDRVDYTKGIPERFKAIDRFLEKYPEYRNKFTFIQAGTISRIHIENYRDYNDTIYDLMNEINHKYHCGRWTPIRLLKSHFNRISIQALYRLSDICIVSSLHDGMNLVAKEFIATRFEESGVLLLSRFTGAAEELSGSIQINPYAIDTFAEAIKTAIEMPPDEKKKRMQRLRKHLLEHNVYNWGQSIVNELIKLHQ; via the coding sequence ATTGTATCCAACCGTGAGCCATATAGTCATACTTATGTAGGTGAGGAGATTAAATGCATTATTCCGGCCAGCGGGATGGTCACAGCACTGGACCCCATTATTCGGGCTGAAGGGGGGACATGGATTGCTTATGGCAGTGGTGATGCCGATAAGGAGGTAGTAGACTGCAAAGATCGTATAGCCGTGCCGCCCGGCAACCCCCAGTATACCCTTCGCAGGGTCTGGCTTACCCGTGAGGAGGAAGAGAAGTTTTACTACGGCTTTTCCAATGAAGCACTATGGCCTCTTTGCCATATCGTATACGTCAAGCCAAAATTCAATGAAGTGGACTGGTTAAGCTACAAGGCAGTAAATCAGAAATTTACCCGTGTTATCCTGGAAGAAGTCGGAAATGACAAGGCGTTTGTTTTCATTCAAGACTATCATTTCACCTTACTGCCCAAGATGCTGAAAGAAAGCAGGCCGGATTTGCTTATAGCACAGTTCTGGCATATTCCCTGGCCAAACCGGGAGGCATTCCGTATATGCCCATGGGGTCAGGAAATTCTGGAAGGTCTCCTCGGAAATGACCTCCTGGGATTCCATGTCCAGTACCATTGCAACAATTTCCTCGATACTGTAGACCGGAATCTGGAGTCAAGGATAGATTATGGAAAATTTACAGCTACAAAAGGAGGAAAGACGACCCACATCCGACCATTTCCCATTAGTATTGATTTCGATGCACTCAACTTGCAATCCCAGGGGAAAGACGTTGAAGATGAAATGTCACGTATGAAGAAAGAACTTGGTTTAAAAGGTCAGATTATAGGTGTTGGTTTAGACAGGGTAGATTACACCAAGGGTATTCCAGAAAGGTTTAAGGCCATCGACAGATTTCTTGAAAAATATCCTGAATACAGGAATAAGTTTACCTTCATACAGGCAGGTACCATAAGCCGGATCCACATTGAGAACTATCGCGATTACAACGATACGATATACGACCTTATGAACGAGATTAATCATAAATATCATTGTGGCAGGTGGACACCCATACGATTATTAAAATCACACTTTAATCGGATCAGTATACAGGCCCTGTACCGTTTATCGGACATCTGCATCGTTAGCTCTTTACACGATGGCATGAATCTGGTCGCAAAGGAGTTTATTGCCACCCGTTTCGAAGAATCCGGTGTATTGCTCCTCAGCCGATTTACCGGCGCAGCCGAAGAACTCTCGGGCAGTATTCAAATCAATCCTTACGCTATCGACACTTTTGCTGAGGCGATAAAGACCGCTATCGAAATGCCTCCCGATGAAAAGAAGAAAAGGATGCAGCGACTCAGGAAACATCTGCTGGAACATAATGTATACAACTGGGGGCAAAGTATTGTGAATGAACTAATCAAATTACATCAATGA